A window of Fuerstiella sp. contains these coding sequences:
- a CDS encoding MBL fold metallo-hydrolase, producing the protein MLHNLPISKLNHKALTIEGYSRAAVQSYWRIPELKLGFELGASPWAFMGTGTFFVTHAHLDHLAALPVYVARRRMMKMEPPTIYLPVQVIEPVQRMLTSWQKLDRGRMNCELVGVSPGDVIQMSREHRVRVISTKHTVPSVGYIVYDVRRKLKQKYQGLSGIEIRDIRLEGTEVTSESLTPLVCFTGDTSPAGLDSHADVYKSGVLITEMTFFRPDHRKEKIHKYGHMHLDDIMDRADRFRNELIILSHLSTRTAVEAAARALKKRLPAELYERVHLWT; encoded by the coding sequence ATGCTGCATAACCTTCCGATTTCCAAACTGAACCACAAGGCACTGACGATTGAGGGCTATTCCCGCGCCGCGGTGCAAAGTTACTGGCGAATCCCTGAACTCAAACTGGGGTTCGAACTGGGAGCCAGTCCGTGGGCATTCATGGGAACCGGCACATTCTTCGTAACCCACGCGCATCTGGATCATCTGGCGGCTCTGCCGGTATATGTCGCCCGACGACGTATGATGAAGATGGAGCCACCAACGATCTACCTGCCGGTACAGGTCATTGAACCCGTGCAGCGTATGCTGACTTCATGGCAGAAGCTGGACCGGGGTCGTATGAACTGTGAACTGGTGGGAGTCAGCCCGGGAGATGTCATCCAAATGTCGCGTGAGCACCGGGTCCGGGTAATCTCAACAAAACACACCGTTCCGTCGGTCGGATACATCGTCTACGACGTCCGCAGGAAACTGAAACAGAAATATCAGGGACTCAGCGGTATTGAAATCCGCGACATCCGACTGGAAGGAACCGAAGTAACATCCGAGTCACTCACACCACTGGTCTGCTTTACCGGCGATACGTCACCTGCAGGTCTCGACAGTCACGCGGATGTCTACAAATCAGGTGTACTGATTACAGAAATGACATTCTTTCGCCCGGATCACCGTAAAGAAAAGATCCATAAATACGGTCACATGCATCTGGACGACATCATGGACCGCGCTGACAGGTTCAGGAATGAGCTGATTATTCTAAGCCATTTGAGTACACGTACCGCCGTTGAGGCGGCAGCCCGGGCGTTAAAAAAACGTCTGCCGGCCGAACTATACGAACGCGTGCATCTGTGGACCTAA
- a CDS encoding 50S ribosomal protein L25 encodes MNRLISVEPAKSGLYARRFWVSSNCRIGWMEDYRLVAERRTATGKKATRLLRSQGRVPANLYGYSKDGLSLSVSADDLNKVVALGSKVVDVDIDGSVDKAVIQELQWDTFSTYIQHIDMLRVDPEGMATTEVPLAFVGEPPALKTGGRLQIQLKRVTVTCSDFRVPRQIEVRIGSMQMGDSLTVADLPIPEGMKVEDSADTVIAELHDTRVAE; translated from the coding sequence ATGAATCGGCTCATTAGTGTTGAACCGGCGAAGTCCGGTCTGTATGCTCGCCGGTTTTGGGTAAGCTCAAACTGCAGGATCGGCTGGATGGAAGATTATCGACTTGTCGCTGAGCGGCGGACGGCAACGGGGAAAAAGGCGACCAGACTGTTACGCAGTCAAGGCCGGGTCCCGGCGAATCTGTACGGATACAGCAAAGACGGTCTGTCGCTGTCCGTATCGGCTGACGATCTGAACAAGGTGGTTGCTCTCGGCTCAAAAGTGGTAGATGTTGACATCGACGGAAGTGTTGACAAAGCCGTGATTCAGGAGCTGCAGTGGGATACATTCAGTACATACATTCAGCACATCGATATGCTTCGTGTCGATCCGGAAGGGATGGCCACAACGGAGGTGCCATTGGCGTTTGTGGGTGAACCCCCGGCGTTGAAGACGGGCGGACGACTTCAAATTCAACTCAAACGTGTCACGGTCACGTGCTCCGACTTCCGCGTCCCGCGACAAATTGAAGTCCGAATTGGATCCATGCAAATGGGTGATTCTCTGACGGTTGCCGACCTGCCGATTCCCGAAGGAATGAAGGTAGAAGATTCGGCAGACACGGTTATTGCCGAACTGCATGACACCAGAGTCGCTGAATAG
- a CDS encoding PQQ-like beta-propeller repeat protein — MASCVTARENSGSGRPAPRFIVLVWLFLCPLAWSGSPQQNDSVEQSTDGDAQQLWTDGRVNLDLQALREAIGSGRDAEALARFRRLTTADPRVLAARSDNRHFVPLYRILAEEFERLPAAIQTILRTTNAQAARLALENVVPTGRWNELIQVSQRFPGTDSAHLAHLIVAQLHFDRGHLTAASHWLHALQSCSLSAQVKPLVQQLKSRLLRDSSAVAAPLSNHSSQLTEASSPGPWQVRWRQRTQLGTARLRDIDAAQLQANATTDAGWNAQIRNSVIYRRTLRGLTAIDLQSGHINWSLRLRPNHLDYLSRNNERSLSHRGPNHVLPERLRQLLIHDGVLSRVCAGSHAVYFVNTSSFPAGTVMNRLRSVAAKPDARLVAVSRDAGRRIWSVGGPPVESDVSDRMADVWFAGVPLVDGEMLHCIVQIGNEIRLCTLRAATGERLDSTLLAFSDVSIELDPARQLVSATPVAADGLLLCCTSTGWLTAVDQLTRTVVWATRTGAGSSSEVRAVRMNRRAGGSQVSAEQSPDSIIRVLGRTVAVMPWNSAEIRFLDVVSGSLRNVALRQSRPGLLATDGDAVIIISRSDRIERVSASTAESVWVRELTSDDGRPCGPGTIVNGRLLLAMTTGAIVSIDVQTGDIQESAADVLRPSRHGLLLSATTGTPETHSGHQGDLVFVGPDETVCLTRDSVSATPEQITDLVELLLASGRVQAAQDALRQLSVETIAADERASSLQFEVAFALAVAAKLSPETSLESLARTRQHQVRAAVLGISRQGQNDPVAAANAAIDLFQREERSESAFTADSIKIPVGLLPTAIMTERSSVTDFQYSKVSLQTWTARTIEHALNYAPSAAGVLLVRRCRVLSPDTLLQINHLSVAETISTLLSDAGPSEQTSLLRLHRNAILRANGESPILLSSEWPPNGNHSLISSGDTARRQYSRLLQEIAESGEALGISGAEQNTSAAFHKNGFRDWADSWNRDDYQVIPFARPNPVRRRPYRLKFTDPNDPFLGRFDLLIHRAPSRLIVREIAPPGRLIWSIPGEFPERPGSTSVPLVERSGTLLYILSPNAVTAVSLLEQRVLWQARADLHRITGGRDSVGQKGPRLISSGSGWVCLQTGQSVELRSSLTGQVRWSRPCTPSSTVFAGDACVIMGDTDSSIDPVAALDRRSGQRLNCQLSVKDLGNITGTDGNEFIIRESSPENHSSVQLVWRDALTGETSRTVNVVDVVRVRHDRSSQLDVFHNDGRLTVIDLPSGSMREYLWSNNTVSAENRPTGDDGADRSHEWHPDRIRVFEDSVYLYLILQPKNSPPGGQVPERELTPFLAMRVLDRDSGEFLWENTQAKSCHGRVVTDQLSLPFLVLLDHSAPNKRGGRAVQVRLRCLRKRDGRRLIDQQLPARYAYDQLRISPSQDYSVTVRVHGTLVRFELPDSPSVRSPTGKTHELDGTR, encoded by the coding sequence TTGGCGTCTTGCGTTACGGCACGGGAAAACAGCGGCAGCGGGAGGCCGGCACCAAGGTTTATTGTACTTGTCTGGTTGTTTCTGTGTCCGTTGGCATGGTCCGGGAGCCCTCAGCAGAATGACTCTGTTGAGCAATCTACAGACGGAGATGCACAGCAGCTTTGGACCGACGGACGAGTCAATCTTGATCTGCAGGCTCTGCGCGAAGCCATCGGCAGCGGGCGCGATGCAGAGGCACTGGCTCGTTTTCGGCGTCTCACGACTGCGGATCCCCGGGTGTTGGCTGCGCGATCTGACAATCGCCACTTTGTTCCTTTGTATCGAATCCTGGCGGAAGAATTCGAAAGGCTGCCGGCAGCCATTCAGACCATTCTTCGCACAACCAACGCACAGGCAGCACGTCTGGCGCTGGAGAATGTTGTACCGACCGGCCGATGGAATGAGCTGATTCAGGTGAGTCAGCGGTTTCCCGGGACGGACAGCGCTCACCTTGCACATCTGATCGTTGCACAGCTGCATTTCGACCGGGGACATCTGACCGCTGCGTCCCACTGGCTGCATGCATTGCAGTCCTGTTCGCTTTCTGCCCAGGTGAAACCACTCGTGCAGCAATTGAAGTCGCGGTTGTTACGAGATTCATCGGCAGTTGCCGCACCGTTGTCGAATCACAGCTCGCAGCTCACAGAAGCATCCTCGCCTGGTCCGTGGCAGGTCCGGTGGCGTCAACGAACACAACTCGGTACAGCACGGCTGCGTGATATCGATGCGGCACAACTGCAGGCAAATGCGACGACTGATGCCGGCTGGAATGCGCAGATTCGTAATTCTGTGATCTATCGGAGAACGTTGCGGGGCCTCACAGCAATCGATCTTCAAAGTGGACATATTAACTGGTCGTTGCGTCTTCGTCCCAACCATCTGGATTACCTTAGTCGAAACAACGAACGCTCACTGTCACACCGTGGCCCAAATCACGTTCTTCCGGAACGATTACGCCAGTTGCTGATCCATGACGGTGTGCTGAGTCGTGTCTGTGCGGGGTCACATGCTGTCTATTTTGTCAATACATCATCGTTTCCGGCGGGAACCGTGATGAATCGTCTGCGTTCGGTGGCAGCAAAACCGGACGCACGACTGGTGGCAGTGTCGAGAGATGCCGGACGCCGAATCTGGTCTGTGGGAGGTCCGCCGGTGGAATCGGACGTCAGTGACCGAATGGCCGACGTCTGGTTTGCCGGTGTTCCGCTTGTTGACGGGGAAATGCTTCACTGTATCGTACAAATCGGAAACGAAATTCGACTGTGCACACTGCGAGCGGCCACCGGCGAACGACTGGATTCAACACTGCTGGCGTTTTCTGACGTGTCGATTGAACTTGATCCCGCACGACAGCTCGTGTCCGCCACTCCCGTGGCAGCTGACGGTCTTCTGCTTTGCTGTACTTCAACCGGCTGGCTGACTGCAGTCGATCAACTGACTCGAACCGTTGTCTGGGCGACCCGAACGGGGGCCGGTTCTTCTTCGGAAGTTCGTGCTGTGCGTATGAACAGACGGGCCGGAGGAAGTCAGGTTTCCGCAGAACAGTCTCCGGATTCGATTATCCGGGTGCTGGGCCGAACGGTTGCGGTGATGCCGTGGAATTCAGCTGAGATCCGATTCCTGGATGTTGTTTCGGGTTCACTACGTAACGTTGCACTGCGACAGAGCAGACCCGGGCTGCTGGCCACGGACGGCGATGCCGTCATTATTATAAGCCGCAGTGATCGAATCGAACGTGTGTCCGCATCAACAGCCGAGTCGGTCTGGGTGCGTGAACTCACCTCTGATGATGGTCGACCCTGTGGTCCCGGTACCATTGTGAACGGCCGGCTGCTGCTGGCAATGACTACAGGAGCCATCGTTTCCATCGATGTGCAGACGGGTGACATCCAGGAATCAGCTGCCGACGTTCTTCGTCCCTCAAGACATGGCCTGCTCCTGTCTGCAACGACGGGTACGCCCGAGACACATTCCGGTCATCAGGGAGATCTGGTGTTCGTTGGACCTGACGAGACTGTTTGTCTTACGAGAGATTCCGTTTCGGCGACACCTGAGCAAATCACAGATTTGGTTGAACTCCTGCTGGCGTCCGGACGGGTTCAGGCGGCACAGGATGCATTGAGGCAATTGTCTGTGGAAACGATCGCAGCAGACGAACGGGCGTCCTCGCTGCAGTTTGAAGTTGCCTTTGCACTGGCCGTTGCCGCAAAGCTGTCCCCCGAAACATCTCTTGAGTCACTGGCCCGTACCCGCCAGCACCAGGTCCGGGCTGCCGTACTGGGAATTTCCCGACAGGGACAAAATGATCCGGTTGCTGCTGCTAATGCAGCAATCGATTTGTTTCAAAGGGAAGAACGCTCTGAGTCGGCATTCACGGCTGATTCGATCAAAATTCCGGTCGGTCTGTTACCGACAGCCATAATGACTGAACGAAGTTCGGTCACTGATTTTCAATATTCGAAGGTGTCGCTGCAGACATGGACTGCGCGGACGATCGAACATGCTCTGAACTACGCTCCTTCTGCTGCAGGGGTATTACTGGTTCGGCGATGCAGAGTCCTGTCTCCGGACACACTGCTGCAGATAAATCACCTGTCTGTTGCTGAAACAATCAGTACTCTTCTGTCGGATGCCGGACCGTCAGAACAGACCAGTCTTCTGCGTCTGCACCGGAACGCGATCCTGAGGGCCAACGGAGAATCACCGATTCTCCTATCCTCAGAATGGCCGCCGAACGGTAACCATTCATTAATATCTTCGGGCGACACCGCCCGCAGGCAGTATTCCCGGCTGCTGCAGGAAATTGCGGAATCCGGAGAAGCTTTGGGAATCAGTGGTGCTGAACAGAACACTTCTGCTGCGTTCCACAAAAACGGGTTTAGAGACTGGGCGGACAGCTGGAACCGGGATGACTATCAGGTCATTCCGTTTGCTCGTCCGAATCCGGTTCGTCGGCGTCCGTATCGGCTGAAGTTCACCGATCCGAACGATCCCTTTCTAGGCCGCTTCGATCTGCTGATTCACCGCGCTCCGTCTCGTCTGATTGTTCGGGAGATCGCGCCCCCCGGTCGATTGATCTGGTCAATTCCCGGCGAGTTTCCGGAACGGCCCGGATCGACGTCTGTTCCGTTAGTCGAACGTTCGGGAACTTTGTTGTACATCCTCTCACCCAACGCTGTGACAGCTGTCTCGCTGCTTGAACAGCGCGTGCTCTGGCAGGCTCGCGCGGATTTGCATCGGATCACAGGCGGTCGAGATTCGGTCGGGCAAAAGGGCCCGCGTTTGATTTCGAGTGGATCCGGGTGGGTTTGTCTGCAGACTGGTCAGTCGGTTGAACTGCGGAGTTCGTTAACAGGACAAGTCAGGTGGTCTCGTCCCTGTACTCCTTCCAGTACGGTATTTGCCGGCGATGCATGTGTCATTATGGGTGACACTGACAGCAGTATTGACCCGGTCGCCGCACTGGACCGGCGATCCGGTCAGCGACTGAACTGTCAGCTGAGTGTGAAGGATTTGGGAAATATTACAGGAACCGACGGAAACGAATTTATCATTCGGGAAAGCAGTCCTGAAAACCACAGCTCTGTTCAGTTGGTCTGGCGCGATGCCCTCACCGGTGAAACATCTCGTACGGTGAATGTCGTCGACGTCGTCCGTGTCCGGCACGACCGTTCATCTCAACTGGATGTATTTCACAACGACGGCCGATTGACAGTGATCGATCTTCCGTCGGGAAGCATGCGTGAGTATCTGTGGTCAAACAATACGGTGTCAGCCGAAAATCGGCCGACAGGTGACGACGGGGCCGACCGGTCGCATGAGTGGCATCCTGACCGGATTCGTGTTTTTGAAGATTCAGTCTACCTGTACCTCATCCTGCAGCCGAAAAATTCTCCACCCGGCGGGCAGGTTCCTGAACGTGAGTTAACGCCATTCCTTGCCATGCGAGTGCTCGATCGTGATTCCGGAGAATTCCTGTGGGAAAATACTCAGGCGAAATCCTGTCACGGTCGTGTGGTTACTGATCAGCTGAGTCTGCCGTTCCTGGTGTTACTTGATCATTCCGCTCCCAACAAAAGGGGGGGGCGGGCTGTTCAGGTGAGATTACGCTGTCTTCGCAAACGTGACGGTCGCCGTCTGATTGATCAGCAGTTGCCGGCACGTTATGCCTATGACCAGCTGCGTATTTCACCCTCACAGGATTACTCAGTCACTGTCCGGGTTCACGGAACTCTGGTCCGATTTGAGTTGCCGGACAGTCCGTCTGTACGTTCACCGACGGGTAAAACGCATGAGCTGGATGGAACTCGCTGA
- a CDS encoding MFS transporter, which yields MPVQMSSSADPCTVTGEAGLGRRYFPGWTMLGFAAAGQFMSAPGQSHSVAALKDPMRATLKITETDFSLAYGFATLVGAALLPIFGRLIDRFGARVMLPLVAAGLGVACFQMSRIQSLSGLFLGFSFVRTLGQGALVLVSVWLVGEWFERKRGMATAIAGLGGGLSVMTIPIVNDFLIQSYGWESTWVVLAVIVTISLVLPGILFIRDRPEDLGLHPDGIRPDYSEEPATRDVGNSNTGKPQITPLEQSWTAVEAVRNPTFWKLLSVPVTSGIVGTGLIFHQVALFGEHGLSSREALGLISVQALFATVMTFPAGYVTDRVASRYLLATSMLTLAAATLLAINLPVMWMALVYALLMGFHSSIIRSAGNVVWVNYYGRAHQGEVRGVAWAVMILGSAIGPLPLAYSIDTLSTYTPALYGLLVLPLVAALVVWTATPPRRRQ from the coding sequence ATGCCTGTCCAAATGTCGTCTTCGGCTGATCCCTGTACTGTCACCGGCGAAGCAGGATTAGGGCGTCGATATTTTCCCGGCTGGACGATGCTTGGCTTTGCGGCCGCCGGACAGTTCATGTCCGCTCCTGGTCAGTCGCATTCTGTGGCAGCGCTCAAAGATCCCATGCGTGCCACCCTGAAAATTACGGAAACGGATTTTTCTCTGGCCTATGGATTCGCCACCCTGGTTGGTGCTGCTCTGCTGCCGATTTTCGGCAGGTTGATCGATCGATTTGGCGCACGCGTGATGTTGCCGCTGGTCGCTGCCGGACTGGGAGTTGCCTGCTTTCAGATGTCGCGAATACAGTCACTGAGTGGCCTGTTCCTGGGGTTTAGTTTTGTGCGAACACTGGGACAGGGGGCTCTGGTCCTGGTGTCGGTGTGGCTGGTTGGTGAATGGTTTGAACGCAAACGCGGGATGGCCACTGCGATTGCAGGACTGGGTGGCGGCCTTTCGGTCATGACCATTCCGATAGTCAACGACTTCCTGATACAGTCATATGGATGGGAATCCACGTGGGTTGTTCTGGCAGTTATCGTGACCATATCACTCGTACTGCCGGGAATTCTGTTCATTCGAGACCGACCGGAAGACCTGGGTCTGCATCCTGACGGCATCAGGCCGGACTACAGTGAGGAACCGGCGACGCGCGATGTCGGCAATTCAAACACCGGTAAACCACAAATCACTCCGCTGGAACAATCCTGGACAGCAGTTGAAGCTGTTCGAAATCCGACTTTCTGGAAGCTGCTGAGCGTACCAGTAACATCCGGTATCGTGGGCACCGGCCTGATTTTTCATCAGGTGGCATTGTTTGGAGAACATGGTCTGTCATCACGTGAAGCGCTGGGATTAATCAGCGTGCAGGCCCTGTTCGCCACAGTGATGACGTTCCCGGCCGGATATGTGACCGACCGGGTCGCCAGCCGGTATTTGCTGGCCACATCAATGCTTACACTGGCTGCTGCCACGCTGCTGGCCATCAACCTGCCAGTGATGTGGATGGCACTCGTCTATGCTCTGTTAATGGGATTTCACAGCAGTATTATTCGCAGCGCGGGAAATGTCGTCTGGGTCAACTACTATGGTCGGGCTCACCAGGGAGAGGTTCGTGGTGTTGCGTGGGCGGTCATGATTCTGGGATCAGCGATTGGTCCTCTGCCACTGGCCTATTCGATCGACACCTTAAGCACCTACACACCTGCACTTTACGGACTGCTGGTCCTGCCGCTCGTGGCTGCACTCGTTGTATGGACAGCGACCCCGCCACGTCGCCGCCAGTAA
- the pth gene encoding aminoacyl-tRNA hydrolase, with product MKLIIGLGNPGSQYVGTRHNVGFEIVGELRRRFQAGPVRNRYKSESVEIQIGTEKVLLIAPLTFMNCSGESVIRFVNFYQPDLADLVVVCDDLNLPNGRIRWRAKGSAGGQNGLKDIISRLGSNEFPRLRIGIGRPPGRMDATSWVLGRFCQEERCDHELATARAADSLEKWVYEGLDPVMNEFNRDPDIQ from the coding sequence ATGAAGCTGATCATTGGTCTGGGTAATCCAGGCAGTCAATACGTCGGTACCCGCCATAATGTCGGTTTCGAGATCGTCGGCGAACTGCGACGTCGTTTCCAGGCCGGACCGGTCAGGAACCGGTACAAATCCGAATCAGTGGAGATACAAATCGGCACTGAAAAAGTGCTGCTGATCGCTCCTTTGACGTTTATGAACTGCAGCGGTGAATCCGTTATCCGGTTCGTGAATTTCTACCAGCCCGATCTTGCTGACCTGGTCGTTGTCTGTGACGATCTCAATTTACCAAATGGGCGAATTCGCTGGCGTGCAAAAGGATCCGCCGGCGGTCAAAATGGCCTCAAAGATATTATTTCGAGGCTGGGAAGTAACGAGTTTCCCAGATTGAGGATTGGAATTGGGCGACCACCTGGCCGTATGGACGCTACGTCCTGGGTTTTGGGCCGATTTTGCCAGGAAGAACGGTGCGATCACGAGCTGGCAACTGCGCGTGCGGCCGATTCCCTTGAGAAATGGGTGTATGAAGGCCTGGATCCGGTGATGAACGAATTCAACCGGGATCCGGACATTCAGTAA
- the ssb gene encoding single-stranded DNA-binding protein produces MASFNRVVLIGNLTRDPEVRYTTGGTAVTDVSLAINRYRTDKTTNQRIEETTFVEVTLWGRTAEIAGEYLGKGRPVLIEGRLQQDQWEDKETGQKRTKLKVVGENMQLLGSRNEGGGTSQPKSSTQTAPAYSSPAQSSPEQSFYDTPAGDGGDVPF; encoded by the coding sequence ATGGCGTCGTTCAATCGAGTCGTGCTCATCGGTAATCTGACACGTGACCCCGAAGTCCGCTACACCACAGGCGGTACAGCTGTCACCGACGTGTCTCTGGCGATCAATCGATATCGAACGGACAAAACAACCAATCAAAGAATCGAAGAAACCACTTTCGTGGAAGTCACGTTGTGGGGACGGACGGCCGAAATTGCCGGCGAGTATCTTGGAAAGGGACGACCGGTTCTGATCGAAGGTCGTCTGCAGCAGGATCAATGGGAAGACAAAGAGACCGGACAAAAGCGAACAAAGCTGAAAGTCGTCGGTGAAAACATGCAGCTGCTGGGCAGTCGTAACGAAGGAGGCGGCACGTCACAGCCAAAATCATCAACACAGACAGCGCCTGCCTATTCGAGTCCGGCTCAGTCGTCTCCTGAACAGTCGTTCTACGACACACCGGCCGGCGACGGCGGTGATGTCCCGTTCTGA
- the rpsF gene encoding 30S ribosomal protein S6: MSVAEASEVREHLYEGMFLVDSNAYANNPDAVCDELMKLLDRAGANVIAHRPWQDGKLAYEIEGRRKGLHYIVCFKMVTSGMDILTRQCQLSDTVLRFMVISHPEELFNAVVDAISETTTEETPAKEPATASPVAKDNQ, from the coding sequence GTGTCAGTTGCTGAAGCCTCAGAAGTCCGGGAACATCTGTACGAAGGAATGTTTCTCGTCGACAGCAATGCCTATGCTAACAATCCCGATGCTGTCTGTGATGAGCTGATGAAACTGCTCGACCGGGCAGGTGCAAACGTAATTGCACATCGCCCGTGGCAGGACGGCAAACTGGCTTACGAGATCGAAGGTCGCCGCAAGGGACTGCACTACATCGTCTGCTTCAAAATGGTGACGTCCGGCATGGACATTCTGACGCGACAGTGCCAACTCAGTGACACTGTTCTGCGTTTTATGGTGATCAGCCACCCGGAAGAACTCTTCAACGCAGTTGTTGATGCGATTTCCGAAACAACGACAGAAGAAACACCGGCAAAAGAACCCGCCACAGCAAGTCCAGTGGCCAAAGACAATCAGTAA
- a CDS encoding arginyltransferase, with protein MNDHDGNLTAELQMQGAESPCPYLPDRLSRFEYRWTTDLSGEQLEALLERGWRRFGRSLFRPICQKCQECRSLRIILSEVQLTKSQRRCRNRNSDVRLIVQPPSVTDEHVRLYNNYHRDMHKRRGWPYQETSADDYYQSFVEGHFDFSREFLYVRDDQLIGVGLVDMTARVQSSVYFIHDPLWRSKGPGTFSVLSEIDIGRAADRDYLYMGYYIRDCESMSYKNRFRPHQFLRHFVSESESPNWDLRKTELRDSR; from the coding sequence ATGAATGATCATGACGGAAACCTGACTGCTGAACTGCAGATGCAGGGCGCAGAGTCACCCTGCCCCTATCTGCCCGACAGATTGTCCCGGTTTGAGTACCGATGGACCACAGATCTTTCCGGAGAACAACTTGAAGCACTGCTGGAGCGAGGATGGCGTCGTTTCGGACGTTCGTTGTTTCGCCCGATCTGCCAAAAGTGTCAGGAATGTCGCAGTCTCAGAATTATTCTTTCCGAAGTGCAATTGACCAAAAGTCAGCGCCGTTGTCGAAACCGAAACTCTGACGTACGACTCATTGTACAGCCTCCGTCTGTTACAGACGAACACGTTCGTCTGTACAACAACTATCATCGCGACATGCACAAACGACGCGGCTGGCCCTATCAGGAGACCAGTGCTGACGATTACTATCAGTCATTCGTCGAGGGCCATTTTGATTTCTCCCGTGAATTTTTGTACGTGCGTGACGATCAGCTGATCGGCGTCGGTCTGGTGGACATGACAGCCCGCGTACAGTCCAGTGTCTATTTCATCCACGATCCGCTTTGGCGTAGCAAGGGACCTGGAACCTTTTCCGTTTTGAGCGAAATTGACATCGGCCGGGCGGCCGACCGCGATTATCTGTACATGGGCTATTACATTCGTGATTGTGAATCGATGAGTTACAAAAATCGGTTTCGCCCTCATCAGTTTCTGCGACACTTTGTCAGTGAATCCGAATCCCCGAACTGGGATCTGCGCAAAACCGAATTAAGAGATTCCCGCTGA